The Actinomycetota bacterium genome contains a region encoding:
- a CDS encoding homocysteine biosynthesis protein translates to MSKTYQEINEKIKKGQAVVVTAEEIIDLVAEKGTQWVAREVDVVTTATFGPMCSTGAFINFGHADPPIKMARVWLNDVPAYTGIAAVDAYIGATELSETQGLSYGGAHVIEDLIVGKSVKLKAVAYGTDCYPRKDIETYITKDDINQAYLYNPRNSYQNYCVAVNSSDRTIFTYMGILLPKIGNATYSSAGQLSPLLNDPYYRTISIGTRIFLAGAIGYVAWEGTQHNPVQERAPHGIPIGSAGTLALIGDLKQMSTNYIRAANFYRYGTTIYVGVGIPIPILDEEMVEFVKVSDAEIYTTIIDYGVPRRSRPMLGKVSYGELRSGEITIKGKKVPTAPLSSYAKAREIANALKSLIREGKFLLQEPIERLSLERTFKPLEISREGI, encoded by the coding sequence ATGTCCAAGACTTACCAGGAGATAAACGAAAAAATAAAAAAAGGTCAGGCCGTTGTGGTTACCGCCGAGGAGATCATCGACCTTGTTGCCGAAAAGGGCACCCAGTGGGTTGCCAGGGAGGTCGATGTGGTGACTACAGCGACCTTTGGTCCAATGTGTTCTACGGGTGCTTTCATCAATTTCGGTCACGCCGACCCTCCCATAAAGATGGCGAGGGTATGGTTAAATGATGTCCCAGCTTATACTGGTATTGCTGCGGTCGATGCCTATATTGGGGCCACGGAGCTTTCCGAAACTCAAGGTTTGAGTTATGGTGGAGCACACGTAATCGAGGACTTAATCGTGGGAAAGTCCGTAAAACTGAAGGCTGTGGCATACGGCACGGATTGCTATCCCCGCAAGGATATAGAAACCTATATTACGAAGGATGACATCAATCAGGCATATTTATATAACCCCAGGAATTCCTATCAGAATTATTGTGTCGCCGTGAATTCATCCGATAGGACGATCTTCACATATATGGGTATACTCCTCCCCAAGATAGGAAATGCCACCTATTCCAGCGCCGGACAGCTCAGCCCTTTACTTAACGATCCCTATTATCGGACGATTAGCATCGGAACTAGGATCTTCTTAGCTGGAGCCATTGGTTACGTTGCCTGGGAGGGAACCCAGCACAACCCGGTTCAAGAAAGGGCACCGCATGGAATCCCAATTGGCTCGGCGGGTACCCTTGCTCTCATTGGAGATTTGAAACAGATGAGCACCAATTACATTAGAGCCGCGAACTTTTATAGGTATGGAACAACCATATACGTGGGGGTGGGCATCCCCATTCCCATATTGGATGAGGAAATGGTAGAATTTGTGAAAGTGAGCGATGCGGAAATTTATACCACCATCATCGATTATGGCGTCCCTCGTCGATCAAGACCCATGCTGGGGAAGGTGAGCTATGGGGAGCTCAGGAGTGGAGAGATCACAATTAAAGGCAAGAAGGTACCCACCGCGCCCCTGTCGAGCTATGCCAAGGCACGGGAGATCGCCAACGCCCTAAAATCCTTGATTCGAGAGGGGAAATTCCTGCTTCAGGAACCCATCGAAAGACTTTCTTTGGAAAGAACCTTCAAACCTCTGGAGATTTCAAGGGAGGGGATATAA
- a CDS encoding GxxExxY protein yields the protein MSLIAKITDLAVDIYDELGSGYDEAIYQKAFEVALRIEGIGYEDQRVVPIFYRKHYVGEGKPDIVVGKGGEKLVIELKAVASSIGPKEETQLKNYMGVLNIGKGLLINFPQPGAKGTPEKPEVKEVSLE from the coding sequence ATGAGTTTAATTGCAAAGATCACAGACTTGGCGGTTGATATCTATGATGAACTTGGAAGCGGATACGATGAAGCGATTTATCAAAAGGCTTTTGAGGTTGCCTTGAGAATCGAGGGGATCGGTTATGAAGATCAGCGAGTCGTTCCCATCTTTTATAGGAAGCATTACGTTGGGGAAGGTAAACCGGACATCGTGGTTGGTAAGGGCGGCGAAAAACTAGTCATAGAGCTCAAAGCCGTAGCCAGTTCCATCGGTCCAAAAGAGGAAACACAGCTTAAGAACTATATGGGGGTTCTAAACATTGGAAAAGGACTTCTCATCAATTTCCCGCAGCCGGGAGCGAAGGGAACTCCAGAAAAACCAGAAGTAAAAGAGGTCAGTTTGGAATAG
- a CDS encoding 3'-5' exonuclease, with product MKILENLNPVQRDAVTHGEGPLLILAGAGSGKTMALTHRVAYLIKEKGVNPYRILAITFTNKAAQEMRDRIRALIGKISEDMWICTFHAACARILRREIHRLGFKRNFIIYDEGDRLRLVSQCLKDLNLDTKRYPPSSIQTTISLAKDELIDADTFASRAQTHYERIVAEVYKLYQKRLYQNNALDFDDLIMVTVSLFTLFPAVLEKYQNKFQYILIDEYQDTNHAQYRLVNLLAAKHRNLCVVGDDDQCLPEGTLISTPEGQKTVQQLNGGSPIIAASGWGETTVTEVERTRCREYNGSVIKIQTKTGLRIRATPNHIFFAKLNAQPKLYYVYLMYRGDLGFRIGITQGVRSRRQSDQIVCGLKIRTNQEQAGKIWILRTCTTSEEAIFYEQLFAAKYGIPTMIFHNRARKVSEIDTRTRAKRLMEDLMLFEEYPHYLPKAVIRGNSTRKVVNLMMFGDSRPHIVRPWHEHRISLNTSDEDLRLKVAVEFKTRLGRKNTWRVETSRKDYDEAERFARRLASFDTIDIIKRARLTSHGAFHYQPASHLRPGMSIPICRNGVITEDIITDIQVEEYHGKVFDLSIKDLRNYVANGVVVHNSIYGWRGADFRNILRFEEDYPDAKVVTLEQNYRSTQTILEAANYVIRNNRGRKPKTLWTTNAKGEAISRYQAENEHDEAAYVAMEIERLREIEGRSYRDFAVFYRTNAQSRVFEEVFMRCGLPYKIVGGLRFYERQEIKDVLAYLRVICDPEDTISLKRIINVPKRGIGKMTLSALDLIAQRGNMSFFEALRKARENHSDGQALLPAAAKKVVTRFLNILEELMADFARRQAGRDKEGIAEFTEKVLDKTGYIAALEEERTVETLGRMDNIRELLNVMKEFEVSHPNPSLDQFLDQISLLTDIDTYEESEEAVTLMTLHNAKGLEFPVVFMVGMEDGVFPHIRSMTVSEELEEERRLCYVGVTRAKERLYLTHAWSRSLWGGPSYNIPSRFLKEIPEELTCFAEQAEAVPTGELKILKKKPIFSVGDEVIHKKFGRGKVVAIKGADQITVFFPTEGEKTLLVEYAPLEKI from the coding sequence GTGAAAATCTTGGAAAATTTGAATCCCGTTCAGCGGGATGCGGTCACTCACGGTGAAGGTCCCTTACTCATTCTGGCGGGAGCCGGCAGCGGTAAGACGATGGCTTTGACTCACAGGGTTGCCTATTTGATAAAGGAGAAGGGGGTAAATCCCTATCGCATTCTGGCGATTACCTTCACCAATAAGGCTGCTCAGGAGATGAGGGACCGCATCCGCGCTCTCATTGGCAAAATCAGTGAGGATATGTGGATATGTACCTTCCATGCCGCCTGTGCCCGTATCCTAAGGAGAGAAATCCATCGCCTGGGTTTTAAAAGGAATTTCATCATCTATGATGAAGGCGACCGACTCCGTCTCGTCTCCCAATGCCTCAAGGATTTAAATCTGGACACTAAGCGTTATCCACCGTCATCCATTCAGACGACGATTTCCCTGGCTAAGGATGAGCTCATTGACGCCGATACCTTCGCCTCTCGAGCTCAAACTCACTATGAAAGAATCGTTGCCGAAGTGTATAAGTTGTACCAAAAGCGTTTATATCAGAATAATGCCTTGGACTTCGATGATCTGATTATGGTCACGGTGAGCCTGTTCACTCTCTTTCCCGCGGTGCTGGAAAAGTATCAGAACAAGTTCCAATACATCCTGATCGATGAATATCAGGATACGAATCACGCCCAGTATCGCTTGGTGAACCTTCTGGCTGCCAAGCACCGCAACCTCTGCGTCGTGGGCGATGATGACCAATGTTTACCTGAAGGTACTTTAATTTCTACCCCTGAAGGACAAAAAACAGTACAGCAACTGAATGGTGGAAGTCCGATAATCGCTGCTTCGGGTTGGGGAGAGACGACTGTAACTGAGGTGGAGAGAACGAGGTGTCGCGAGTACAATGGATCAGTCATTAAGATTCAAACTAAAACTGGTTTAAGAATAAGAGCAACTCCCAACCATATTTTCTTTGCCAAATTAAATGCACAACCTAAGCTTTATTATGTTTACCTTATGTATCGAGGTGATCTGGGCTTTCGTATTGGAATCACCCAAGGTGTGCGCAGCCGAAGACAATCGGATCAGATTGTTTGTGGCCTCAAAATTCGAACTAACCAAGAACAAGCGGGCAAGATTTGGATATTACGTACCTGTACGACATCCGAGGAAGCCATATTTTATGAGCAACTTTTCGCGGCTAAATATGGAATTCCAACGATGATTTTCCATAACAGGGCGAGAAAAGTGAGTGAGATAGATACTCGAACTCGAGCCAAGAGGTTAATGGAGGACCTCATGTTATTCGAGGAATATCCTCATTATCTTCCAAAGGCGGTGATAAGGGGAAACTCAACTCGAAAGGTGGTTAATTTAATGATGTTCGGCGACAGCCGTCCTCACATCGTTCGACCTTGGCATGAACATAGAATTAGTTTAAATACATCGGACGAGGATCTGCGATTAAAAGTTGCTGTGGAGTTTAAAACCCGCCTTGGTCGGAAAAATACTTGGAGAGTGGAAACTTCTCGTAAGGACTACGATGAAGCGGAAAGATTTGCCAGAAGATTAGCGAGTTTCGATACAATTGATATCATCAAGCGCGCTCGCCTAACTTCTCATGGTGCGTTCCATTACCAACCCGCTAGCCATCTGCGTCCAGGAATGAGTATTCCCATTTGTAGAAATGGAGTCATAACCGAGGACATTATCACGGATATACAAGTTGAAGAGTATCATGGTAAGGTCTTTGACTTAAGCATCAAAGATTTACGCAATTACGTTGCTAATGGTGTTGTGGTGCACAATTCCATATACGGGTGGAGAGGGGCGGACTTCAGAAACATATTGAGGTTTGAGGAGGACTACCCGGATGCGAAGGTGGTCACACTGGAGCAAAATTACCGCTCCACACAGACCATTCTGGAAGCGGCAAACTACGTGATCAGAAATAACAGGGGAAGAAAACCCAAGACTCTGTGGACCACCAATGCCAAGGGAGAGGCGATTTCCAGGTATCAGGCGGAAAATGAGCACGATGAGGCGGCATATGTTGCTATGGAAATCGAGCGCTTAAGGGAAATTGAGGGCAGAAGCTACCGAGATTTTGCTGTTTTCTACCGAACCAATGCTCAATCTCGAGTCTTTGAAGAGGTCTTCATGAGATGCGGTCTTCCATATAAGATAGTCGGAGGTTTGAGGTTCTATGAGCGGCAGGAGATAAAGGATGTCCTGGCATATTTGAGGGTGATCTGCGATCCTGAGGATACCATCAGTCTCAAAAGGATCATCAACGTCCCCAAGAGGGGTATTGGAAAGATGACCTTAAGCGCATTGGACCTCATCGCTCAGAGGGGGAACATGAGCTTCTTTGAGGCTCTAAGAAAAGCCCGGGAAAATCACTCAGACGGGCAAGCTCTCCTACCGGCGGCGGCAAAGAAAGTGGTGACACGATTCTTAAATATACTGGAGGAACTCATGGCTGACTTTGCCCGCCGGCAGGCGGGAAGGGACAAGGAAGGTATCGCCGAATTCACCGAGAAGGTGCTGGATAAAACGGGCTATATCGCCGCTTTGGAGGAAGAGAGGACAGTTGAAACCCTTGGAAGGATGGACAATATAAGGGAACTTCTTAATGTCATGAAGGAGTTTGAAGTGAGCCACCCAAATCCAAGTCTCGATCAATTCTTGGATCAAATTTCGCTACTCACGGATATAGATACCTATGAAGAATCCGAAGAGGCTGTGACCCTAATGACCCTTCACAATGCCAAGGGTCTGGAATTTCCCGTAGTATTCATGGTGGGCATGGAGGATGGCGTTTTTCCCCATATCCGTTCCATGACAGTCTCTGAGGAACTCGAAGAGGAGCGCCGCCTATGCTACGTTGGGGTCACCAGAGCGAAAGAGAGACTTTATCTCACCCATGCCTGGTCCCGTAGCCTTTGGGGTGGACCGAGTTATAATATTCCATCGAGATTTTTGAAGGAAATCCCCGAGGAACTAACCTGCTTTGCGGAGCAGGCAGAAGCTGTGCCCACCGGTGAGCTTAAGATCCTTAAGAAAAAGCCCATCTTTTCCGTTGGTGATGAGGTAATACACAAGAAGTTTGGGAGGGGCAAGGTTGTCGCCATCAAAGGAGCCGATCAGATAACCGTCTTTTTCCCAACCGAGGGTGAGAAAACCCTGCTAGTTGAGTATGCACCCCTCGAGAAAATCTAA
- a CDS encoding putative manganese-dependent inorganic diphosphatase produces the protein MSETVYLIGHKNPDTDSICSAIAYAYLKNHIEGDHYIPARLGKIDRETEFVLKYFNLSPPELIPHVKIRVKDVMTSPVITARPDTPIREIGELLYTHKIKSIPIIDESRRLLGIVTERDMAHRYIEEIKIRSLKDISFEVSKIVQTLDGRLIVGDAHKLISGNVLIGAMLPQTMVNYIVPGDIVIVGDRERAQKAALERKVSCLVITGNFDPPPEIIQLAKDQGATIIVTPHDTYAAARLINLSIPSEKIMQREIFTVEEEDLLSEVTEDVMTSEHRQALVVDSENRLMGILTRSDLVNPIPRKVILVDHNEIKQSADGIEQANILEIIDHHRLGDVQTKEPILVVNKPLGSTATIIWRRFRELGVEIPSEIAGILMASILSDTVLFKSPTTTEEDKMAAEELAKIARIEDPIELGIRMYHESSEIVSMKSKDLIFADFKTYNFGDLRVGIGQVETIDSNIILKNKAEILQTMEQIRLDKEFDILVLMLTDIMEEGTELLAVGKTRFIERAFGRKLEHGKMFLPGVISRKKQVAPPLAKAIG, from the coding sequence ATGTCAGAAACGGTATATCTGATTGGGCACAAAAATCCAGATACGGATTCCATCTGCTCAGCAATCGCTTATGCCTATTTAAAGAACCACATTGAAGGCGACCATTACATTCCCGCTAGACTGGGCAAAATAGATAGGGAGACCGAATTTGTCCTCAAATATTTCAATCTTTCTCCCCCCGAGCTAATTCCCCACGTTAAAATTCGAGTCAAGGATGTTATGACTTCACCGGTAATCACCGCCCGTCCCGACACTCCCATTCGGGAGATTGGCGAACTCCTTTACACTCACAAAATCAAATCCATCCCCATCATCGATGAAAGTCGGCGCCTACTGGGCATAGTCACGGAGCGGGACATGGCTCACCGCTATATTGAAGAAATCAAAATCAGAAGCTTAAAGGATATCTCCTTTGAGGTCTCAAAGATCGTTCAGACTCTGGATGGAAGATTGATCGTGGGGGATGCTCACAAATTGATATCCGGAAATGTGCTCATTGGAGCCATGCTTCCTCAAACGATGGTTAATTACATCGTACCCGGAGACATCGTGATCGTGGGCGATCGGGAAAGGGCACAGAAAGCAGCTTTAGAGAGAAAGGTTTCGTGCCTGGTGATCACGGGCAATTTCGATCCCCCTCCCGAGATCATACAACTGGCAAAGGACCAAGGAGCGACCATTATCGTTACACCTCATGATACATATGCGGCTGCAAGACTCATAAATTTGAGCATCCCCTCGGAGAAAATCATGCAAAGGGAGATATTCACCGTGGAGGAAGAGGATTTGTTGAGCGAAGTGACCGAGGATGTGATGACTTCCGAACACAGGCAGGCCCTGGTCGTCGATTCCGAAAATCGCCTCATGGGAATCTTAACCCGAAGCGATCTCGTAAATCCCATTCCAAGGAAAGTCATCCTGGTGGATCACAATGAGATAAAGCAATCCGCCGATGGCATAGAGCAGGCGAATATCTTGGAGATAATTGATCACCATCGGTTAGGAGATGTACAGACCAAGGAGCCCATTTTGGTCGTAAACAAACCCCTTGGTTCCACGGCGACCATCATTTGGAGAAGATTTAGGGAGCTCGGTGTGGAAATCCCTAGCGAGATTGCCGGTATCTTGATGGCATCCATCCTCTCGGACACCGTTCTTTTTAAATCGCCGACGACCACCGAAGAGGATAAGATGGCCGCCGAAGAATTGGCGAAAATTGCCAGGATTGAGGATCCCATCGAACTTGGGATTCGAATGTACCATGAATCCTCAGAGATAGTTTCCATGAAATCTAAGGATTTGATATTCGCGGATTTTAAGACCTACAACTTTGGGGATTTAAGAGTGGGGATAGGACAGGTGGAAACGATCGATTCCAATATCATATTAAAGAACAAAGCTGAGATATTACAGACCATGGAGCAAATTCGCCTGGATAAAGAGTTCGACATATTGGTACTGATGCTCACGGATATCATGGAAGAGGGGACAGAACTCTTGGCTGTGGGTAAGACGAGGTTTATAGAAAGAGCTTTTGGAAGAAAGTTGGAGCATGGAAAGATGTTTCTCCCCGGTGTTATCTCCAGGAAAAAGCAGGTCGCTCCACCATTGGCAAAAGCCATTGGATAA
- the csm5 gene encoding type III-A CRISPR-associated RAMP protein Csm5 encodes MNYRYKLEVLTPLHVGSGEKITPIEYVVKEKLYRIDMGKLFAEESFPRNAFITRAKTGIYLGELFTDWAILPKVTRYALSIDISHTQDITRPSAEIQEFIKSADRPYIPGSSIKGAMRTAIAWRLLVKGGLKSRYERAISNSLGRKRRKHFFSQQANRELFGSDPNHDLMRIIQIGDTQPLNMENLEVNLVRILSKQDRGYGWKVLPQRRTVKNPETATPIFLETLRVGTVTEGSLKIDDWLLGEEIARVLGFKGKEHLLNRVGDACKEFSSAILESELNFYKAIGMRNLIEKVEEILNTSLSPDSFIIDLGWGTGWKAKTVGTSLRDDLLSRIRREFRLGRQGQPFPKTRKVLFQNGVPSMPCGWVKITLKEA; translated from the coding sequence CACTCCAATTGAATATGTAGTGAAGGAAAAGTTGTATCGCATAGATATGGGTAAACTTTTCGCTGAGGAAAGCTTTCCGAGAAATGCTTTCATCACTAGAGCTAAAACCGGAATATATCTAGGTGAATTATTTACCGATTGGGCCATTTTGCCCAAAGTTACCCGCTATGCTTTGAGCATAGATATTTCTCATACTCAAGATATCACTCGCCCCAGTGCTGAGATTCAAGAGTTCATAAAAAGTGCAGATCGACCCTATATTCCTGGAAGTTCAATAAAAGGAGCCATGCGAACAGCTATTGCGTGGCGGCTTTTGGTAAAGGGTGGCCTCAAATCGAGGTACGAAAGAGCGATAAGCAATAGTCTTGGGAGAAAAAGACGGAAACATTTTTTCAGCCAGCAAGCCAATCGTGAGCTTTTTGGATCGGATCCGAACCATGACCTCATGAGAATTATTCAGATTGGAGATACACAACCTTTAAATATGGAGAATTTGGAAGTAAATTTGGTACGAATTTTATCAAAGCAAGATAGAGGCTATGGGTGGAAAGTCCTTCCACAGAGACGGACTGTAAAAAATCCAGAGACTGCTACACCCATTTTTCTTGAAACCCTTAGGGTGGGAACTGTGACCGAGGGTTCATTAAAGATTGATGATTGGTTGTTAGGAGAGGAGATAGCCCGTGTTTTGGGATTTAAAGGGAAGGAACATTTGTTAAATCGAGTTGGAGATGCGTGCAAGGAATTTTCCTCTGCTATCCTTGAGTCGGAGCTAAACTTTTATAAAGCCATAGGGATGCGGAATCTTATCGAAAAGGTAGAAGAGATTTTGAACACATCCCTTTCACCCGACTCTTTCATAATTGACCTTGGCTGGGGCACGGGTTGGAAGGCAAAAACCGTGGGAACTTCCTTAAGGGATGATTTATTGTCAAGGATACGGAGGGAATTCCGCCTTGGTCGTCAAGGTCAACCTTTTCCTAAAACGAGGAAGGTACTTTTCCAAAACGGTGTGCCGTCTATGCCGTGCGGGTGGGTTAAGATCACCCTAAAAGAAGCTTAG
- a CDS encoding TIGR02710 family CRISPR-associated CARF protein, which translates to MRRALIISVGTGRNVESGIATSIKVHGPGFIIFVVTPQSEETVYKVQNILQGLPKHEKFKVTDENDYEAIYTFAREIFDKLAAKGFSSEDIVCDFTSGTKAMSVGLAFGAFAKGCQILSYVTGKRDENGRVISGTERVLPIFFSEIMYDSKIAEIQRFFNLYEFEAALNIIETLKSNSIIKTLESKEDKLTEIKNLEKVISAYNHWDKFDHKKAYQILRQASPKLRLKWLGGKSDSQLKFLGQLAENNKADSEKAVDLSCNAERCAAKGRFDDGVARLYRLIEFLAEIELRQKYGIDTSNVDLSKLKPEHKEKYQNLRDEETGRIKLGLFKAYELLADLNNDLGRAFLENSKLKSLLGSRNVSILAHGFKPVGEKVFVQLKEEVEKLLLLRINNLDELRRSATFCKLKII; encoded by the coding sequence ATGCGAAGAGCTTTAATCATCTCTGTTGGTACGGGACGAAATGTCGAGAGTGGAATAGCGACTTCAATCAAAGTCCATGGACCAGGCTTCATTATTTTCGTAGTCACTCCCCAAAGTGAGGAAACCGTTTATAAAGTTCAAAATATTCTCCAGGGTTTGCCAAAACATGAAAAATTTAAGGTCACTGACGAGAATGATTATGAAGCAATTTATACTTTTGCAAGGGAAATCTTTGACAAGCTGGCTGCCAAAGGATTTTCATCGGAGGATATAGTATGCGACTTTACAAGTGGCACTAAGGCTATGTCCGTTGGGTTAGCTTTTGGCGCTTTTGCAAAAGGGTGCCAAATTCTTTCTTATGTGACTGGAAAAAGAGACGAGAATGGGCGAGTGATCAGCGGAACCGAGCGAGTCCTACCGATCTTTTTCAGCGAAATTATGTACGATTCAAAGATTGCAGAGATTCAACGTTTTTTTAACCTTTATGAATTTGAAGCTGCTCTTAACATCATAGAAACTCTGAAATCGAATAGCATCATAAAAACTCTGGAATCGAAAGAAGACAAATTAACCGAAATCAAAAACTTGGAGAAGGTTATTAGTGCATATAATCATTGGGATAAGTTTGACCACAAAAAGGCGTATCAGATATTAAGGCAAGCTTCTCCAAAATTAAGATTGAAGTGGTTAGGGGGTAAGAGTGATTCACAGCTAAAATTTCTCGGGCAATTGGCGGAAAATAATAAAGCCGATAGTGAAAAGGCAGTTGATTTATCATGTAATGCGGAGAGATGTGCAGCGAAGGGAAGATTTGACGACGGAGTGGCTCGCCTGTATCGACTTATCGAGTTTTTAGCAGAGATTGAATTACGTCAAAAGTATGGCATTGATACGTCGAATGTAGATTTATCGAAGTTAAAACCCGAGCATAAAGAGAAGTACCAGAATCTAAGAGATGAGGAAACAGGACGGATTAAGCTTGGGTTATTTAAGGCTTATGAACTTTTGGCTGATCTGAATAATGATTTAGGAAGAGCTTTTTTAGAAAACAGTAAACTTAAAAGCCTTTTGGGTTCGCGAAATGTTTCTATCCTAGCTCATGGGTTTAAACCCGTGGGTGAAAAAGTTTTTGTACAGCTTAAGGAAGAAGTAGAAAAGCTTCTCCTATTACGAATCAATAATTTGGATGAACTCAGAAGATCAGCAACGTTTTGTAAATTAAAGATCATCTAG
- a CDS encoding NIL domain-containing protein, with protein MVRKKLVLTFPPERVDKPITYHLVKDFDLVINILRAEIHEEEVGRMVLDVEGDEERINQGIAYLKSQDVKVQEAARDITLDESRCVDCGACTAVCLPKALRLNNETWKLEFDKEKCIFCELCVKSCPLGVIEIKF; from the coding sequence GTGGTTCGGAAAAAACTCGTATTGACCTTTCCTCCTGAAAGAGTGGATAAACCTATAACCTACCATTTGGTCAAGGATTTCGATCTCGTCATCAACATCCTCCGAGCTGAAATTCACGAAGAAGAAGTGGGAAGAATGGTCCTCGATGTGGAAGGAGATGAAGAAAGGATAAATCAAGGAATTGCCTATTTAAAAAGCCAGGATGTTAAGGTTCAGGAGGCTGCAAGGGATATCACACTCGATGAGTCGAGGTGTGTGGATTGCGGAGCATGCACGGCGGTTTGCCTCCCCAAAGCGTTACGTCTAAATAACGAGACTTGGAAGTTGGAGTTTGACAAGGAAAAATGCATCTTTTGTGAATTGTGCGTGAAATCCTGCCCTCTGGGAGTTATCGAGATTAAATTTTAA
- a CDS encoding radical SAM protein, which yields MKAAKMIRYVLWHTVSEVKCNFCGETSELISKELRVCGSCLREKPQEAKVYIEKAHAKSKGKFDLPASPPKDPNGVKCTICVNQCMIGEGQKGFCGLRTNQKGKLVHLGGTPSKGIVSWYFDPLPTNCVADWVCPGGSECGYPKYSYSPGVEYGYKNLAVFLGACSFDCLFCQNWHYREMTRTLFPIMTAQELADCVDDKTSCICYFGGDPTPQLPFAIKASKIALKQNEDRILRICWETNGTMNPSLARKMAELSLNSGGCIKFDLKAWDENLNIALTGITNRQTLQNFEMLAQFIAQRPESPFLVASTLLVPGYIDAQEVFNIAKFIAGLDPNIPYSLLAFYPCFQMMDMPTTSRKQALECREAALEVGLKRVKIGNIHLLS from the coding sequence TTGAAGGCGGCAAAAATGATTCGATATGTCCTGTGGCACACCGTGAGCGAGGTCAAATGTAACTTCTGTGGTGAGACTTCCGAGCTTATATCCAAAGAGCTAAGAGTTTGCGGTAGCTGTCTCCGAGAAAAACCCCAAGAAGCAAAGGTCTATATCGAGAAAGCTCACGCAAAAAGCAAGGGAAAATTCGACCTCCCCGCCTCTCCCCCGAAGGATCCCAATGGAGTAAAGTGCACCATATGCGTCAATCAATGCATGATTGGAGAGGGGCAAAAGGGTTTCTGCGGACTGCGAACCAATCAAAAGGGTAAGCTCGTTCACCTTGGAGGAACACCTTCAAAAGGTATAGTCAGTTGGTATTTCGACCCCCTCCCTACGAATTGCGTTGCCGACTGGGTCTGTCCCGGTGGAAGCGAATGTGGCTATCCCAAATATTCCTACTCGCCGGGGGTAGAATACGGCTATAAGAACCTCGCCGTTTTCCTGGGGGCTTGCTCCTTCGATTGTCTCTTCTGCCAAAACTGGCACTATCGGGAGATGACCCGAACTCTATTCCCAATTATGACCGCTCAGGAACTCGCCGATTGTGTGGATGACAAAACCTCCTGCATCTGCTACTTCGGTGGGGATCCCACACCTCAGCTGCCCTTCGCCATCAAAGCCTCAAAGATCGCCCTGAAACAAAATGAGGACAGAATCTTGAGGATATGCTGGGAAACCAATGGGACCATGAATCCATCCTTGGCAAGAAAAATGGCCGAACTCTCCCTGAATTCGGGGGGATGCATTAAGTTCGACCTTAAAGCCTGGGATGAAAATTTGAATATCGCCTTAACGGGGATAACCAATCGCCAAACCCTGCAGAACTTCGAGATGCTCGCCCAATTCATCGCCCAAAGACCCGAATCACCATTCCTCGTCGCAAGCACTCTGCTCGTACCCGGCTACATCGATGCCCAGGAGGTCTTTAACATCGCTAAGTTCATCGCTGGTTTGGATCCCAACATCCCCTACTCGCTTCTAGCTTTTTACCCCTGCTTTCAGATGATGGATATGCCCACAACCTCGAGGAAACAAGCGCTTGAGTGTCGAGAAGCAGCCTTGGAGGTAGGACTTAAAAGAGTGAAAATTGGAAACATACACCTGCTGAGCTAG